One window of the Megalops cyprinoides isolate fMegCyp1 chromosome 2, fMegCyp1.pri, whole genome shotgun sequence genome contains the following:
- the meltf gene encoding melanotransferrin, producing MGMWTLLSCVLLMLQAVSGMSSIRWCTISEAEMNKCNDMAKAFSTAGISPSLQCVSADSVGGCAQKLTNKEADAFSSSARDIYNIGKQATFKIAAGESSRDGEGTVYYAVGVVKKSNAAININNLKGKKSCHTGKGRTAGWNMPLGYLIDSGKMSVMGCNIPQGVADFFSASCIPGATEPGDPASLCSLCIGNQAGQYKCDKNNNERYFSYDGAFRCLVEDAGEVAFVKHTTVMDNTNGKNNESWAQNLISQDYELLCRDGRRAPVTDYHRCNLVRVPARGIVVSSEVQRSVVYNMLREGVDKGGFNMFSSAIYGGSDLMFSDTSTQFIFSETDSYKAWMGEGYYNALRAMDCTMSDIPKSLRWCVLSDGEQKKCVAMAEAFKQKALTPEIQCTHGESQEDCMQKIQNNQADAITLDGGFIYTAGKDYGLVPAAGESYTGSLDGSIYYAVAVLEKTNRNVNSFHDLKGRTSCHTGYGRTAGWNIPMGVLIEKGLIRPQKCQVPQAAGEFFKSSCVPGANQPGFPSNLCAQCIGDTNGANKCVREKELYDGYNGAFRCLASKAGEVAFVKHTTVFQNTDGNSTESWAINLLSKNFQLLCPHGARAEVTQYAHCNLARVPSHAVMVRPDTNPYAIFGLLDKAQEFYGDDAGSGFRMYDSSQYTGTDLIFKDSTVKMIAVGDKKTYEEWLGQSYMESLQAIECPPSGTELSSASTVLVALLSSLLALLSV from the exons ATGGGCATGTGGACTCTGTTAAGCTGTGTTCTTTTAATGCTACAGGCCG TGAGTGGCATGAGCAGCATAAGATGGTGCACGATTTCAGAAgcagagatgaataaatgtaacgACATGGCAAAGGCATTCTCGACTGCTGGGATCAGTCCTTCCTTGCAGTGCGTCAGCGCTGATTCCGTTGGAGGATGTGCGCAGAAACTCACG AACAAAGAAGCCGATGCCTTTTCCTCCAGCGCTCGGGATATCTATAACATTGGAAAGCAAGCCACCTTCAAAATCGCGGCTGGAGAGTCCAGCAGAGATG GAGAAGGGACCGTGTATTACGCAGTTGGGGTTGTAAAAAAGAGCAATGCGGCCATCAACATTAACAACCTCAAAGGGAAGAAGTCATGTCACACGGGCAAGGGTCGCACTGCTGGTTGGAACATGCCACTGGGTTACCTGATTGACAGTGGCAAAATGTCAGTCATGGGCTGTAACATCCCACAAG GAGTAGCAGATTTCTTTTCTGCCAGCTGTATTCCTGGTGCCACTGAGCCTGGGGATCCTGCTTCCCTGTGCAGTCTGTGCATTGGCAACCAGGCAGGACAGTACAAATGTGATAAAAACAACAACGAGAGATATTTCTCCTATGATGGAGCATTCAG GTGCCTGGTGGAGGATGCAGGGGAGGTGGCCTTTGTGAAGCACACGACAGTCATGGACAACACCAACG GGAAAAACAATGAATCATGGGCCCAGAATCTAATATCCCAGGACTACGAGCTGCTTTGCCGAGACGGGAGGAGGGCGCCAGTGACAGATTACCACAGGTGCAACCTTGTCCGAGTGCCAGCGCGGGGCATCGTGGTCAGCAGTGAAGTCCAACGGTCTGTGGTCTACAACATGTTACGTGAAGGAGTG GACAAAGGAGGATTCAATATGTTTTCATCTGCGATATATGGTGGTAGTGATCTGATGTTCAGCGACACTTCTACGCAGTTTATCTTTTCTGAGACTGACAGCTATAAGGCCTGGATGGGGGAGGGATACTATAATGCTCTGCGTGCGATGGATTGCACCATGTCTG ACATCCCAAAATCCCTGCGCTGGTGCGTGCTGTCTGACGGTGAGCAGAAGAAATGCGTTGCAATGGCTGAAGCTTTCAAACAGAAAGCACTGACTCCTGAGATTCAGTGCACTCATGGGGAGTCCCAGGAGGACTGCATGCAGAAGATACAG AACAATCAGGCCGATGCCATAACTCTGGATGGAGGCTTCATCTACACAGCTGGCAAGGACTATGGGCTAGTTCCAGCAGCTGGGGAGAGCTACACAG GGAGCCTGGATGGCAGCATCTACTATGCTGTGGCCGTGCTGGAGAAGACCAACAGGAATGTTAACAGCTTCCACGATCTGAAGGGCAGGACATCATGCCACACCGGCTATGGGAGGACTGCTGGCTGGAACATCCCCATGGGGGTCCTCATCGAGAAGGGCCTGATCAGGCCCCAGAAATGCCAGGTTCCCCAGG ctgctggagagttCTTCAAGTCCAGCTGTGTCCCAGGAGCAAACCAGCCGGGCTTCCCCAGCAACCTCTGCGCTCAATGCATCGGGGACACCAATGGTGCAAACAAGTgcgtgagagagaaggagctgtaCGATGGCTACAATGGAGCCTTCAG ATGCCTGGCGAGTAAAGCAGGAGAGGTGGCCTTCGTGAAGCACACCACGGTTTTCCAGAACACTGATG GAAACTCCACAGAGTCATGGGCCATCAACCTGCTGTCAAAGAATTTCCAGCTGCTCTGTCCCCACGGGGCACGTGCTGAAGTCACCCAGTATGCCCATTGCAACCTAGCCCGCGTGCCTTCCCACGCAGTTATGGTGCGACCAGACACCAACCCCTATGCCATCTTTGGCCTCTTGGACAAAGCACAG GAATTCTATGGCGATGATGCAGGGTCTGGCTTCCGCATGTACGACTCCTCACAATACACGGGGACCGATCTCATCTTCAAAGACTCCACAGTAAAGATGATTGCTGTGGGGGACAAGAAGACCTATGAGGAGTGGCTGGGACAGAGCTACATGGAATCTTTGCAGGCAATAGAATGTCCCCCCTCTGGCACAG AGCTGTCCTCAGCTTCGACGGTGTTGGTTGCTCTGCTCAGCTCCCTGCTCgccctcctctctgtgtaa